From the Xiphophorus hellerii strain 12219 chromosome 20, Xiphophorus_hellerii-4.1, whole genome shotgun sequence genome, the window tctaaacaagttttattcAGTGGAACtgagaggaaaatgtttccaacaGTGATCTGGATCATTCAGATCAGGATTGAAATATTACACAatttactttaaacataaaGTAGAATTTTGGAAATGTATtctatttggggaaaaaagacaaaaaaactttaaggccttgttattcagattttaaatctgaaaaccttgaaatattttaaaccatattttaaagaaagcttttaaaatgttttattgtacaGATTAAAACTCAGACCAGATTGGGTAAAGTGGTAAAATCTCTAAGATTTTAGAAAATCTTAAACTGACGATAGTCCGTTGTCATAGTAACAGCCATAGCAACTGCTCCCAGTGAGAGGAAAAAGAAGACTGGAATATAATAATCAGCTAAACAGCGCCGCCATGTGGTGGGCGAATCATAACTTATATGATGGGTTCAAGGGTCACGGTTGAGAAAGTGGAAGTGTTTAGTCGTTGTGGGAGCCGAGCGGGTCGAGGATTCGGTCCCAGTAGAAAGCGAACGTGTGAATAGTTTTGACGAGGCGTTTGTGTTGCAGCTGGGGGGCTGGTCGGAGCAGCCTCCTCCCACCATGGAGGCAGGAGGGAAAGACTGCGAGGAGGAGACGCTGCAGACGGCCTTCAAGAAGCTCAGGGTCGACGCTGAGAGGTAGGCGACCTTTGACCCTGGAGTGTGATGTTGTTACTTTAGTTTCAGGTTTTTCGTCTCGGCTTTTCCTAAATGGATCAGGAAAACCAGCGGAGGCTCCTGATTGGTTCCTGCTGATGAATCCCTCATCcaatctggatcagaaccggatgTGAAAATTAGTTTTTGCTTTAATGTTCCTCTCTGCAGTCTGTGGAAACATTTCGGATCAAGACGATTTCTCTTCTGTTTGTCCAGTTTGTCCGGAGCTGAGAGCGTTTCTGATTCGTTGACGCCCAGAGCGCCGGCCCGGGTCGGTTTGGACGCCGCCAGCGGAGCGAAGGCCAAACTCAGCAACTCCAAGGACACCTGGCACTGGTAGGTGGACCCGGCCTGGACCTGCAGCCCAGTCTGGGTTCTGCTGGATCAGAGAAGATCAGGAAGTTTCTCACCATCTCAACTCAGAGCTTCTatgaagctgcagtttgtaatctttctaaaaatatgttttctacatatttgttaaaattatctccatgatgtgacagtttaatatgagacagataatccaATGAGCTCCTCTATCATCTGAACTAATCcatctgatcagaaccagaaccggcagATATTTCCATCCTTCCCGTCTTTTCTCCTTCAGCTGCACGAGAAAAACCTCCAGAGGAACGTCATCGCGGAGCCAGCGCCGCCGGCGGTCGAAGTCGCCCATCCTACACCCGCCCAGGTTCACCTACTGCAGCAGCGCCGCCTCGCCTctggcgccccctggtggcagcCTGAAGCAGCAGCGACTGGCCGTGTCGGACCCTGCAGCCGACGATGTTCCGGTCCAGGCGGAGCGGCGTTGCTCCGCCATGCCGGGCCGCTGCTCACCTGTTCTTTTTGGAGTCAGTCCGAGTTACGAGACCCGGGTGGGGGGGGTGGGCCCGTCGCCAGAGGTTGCCACGGCAGCTACTCCTCCACGGTGGGAAGGCGGGCACTCCGGAGAGGAAAAGGTTTCCCCCGATGGAGCCTCGGCGCCGCTGAGGTCCGATGCCGCAGATTTCCGGGCTCTATCCGAGCTGCACTGCACGGAGGGAACGCAGCCCCCCTGCTGCTGCCATCGCGGTGCTGCTGCCGGCTCACAGGACGGCGCCGAGGTCGAAGCCGGATCCGGCTGCGGCTGCAGGCAGCAAGGGCCCGGCTGGAACGGCGTGGAGGTTTACTCCTTCACAGGGCTGCGCAGCGTCCAGCAAGATGAGGCCAGAACTCTTAGCGGCAGCTCCGCCCCCTGCGCCGTATCGCCGCTGGGGTCCGGCAGCAGCACCGCATCGCCGCTGGCGTCCGGCTCTCCCCGGTCCTGCTCGGAACAGGCGCGCGCCTACGTCGATGACATCACGATAGAGGACCTCTCCGGCTACATGGAGTACTACCTCTACATCCCCAAGAAGATGTCGCACATGGCGGAGATGATGTACACCTAGACCTTCAGCAGTCACAGAGGAGAGGTTTGGGTTAGATTAAAGCTGTCTTAATCTGGATTATAATCCCTTCAGACTGACTGGATCGCGCCACAGCCGAGCGTCTCTGTAGGTTTCATCTggtttctgtgtcttctgtCAATCACTCTGTTTTCCAGATTTCAAGTTTACAAATGAAGTTGCCAAAACTCGCAGGAGTTTTAATCCCAGCTGGGATTCTGTCTGTGGTTCCTGGGTGAATAAAGAAGCTGAATGATCCACTggcaatgttgttgtttttcttcataaaataatCTGTTGATTTCAGGATTACCTGAGACTTTACAGTTAAATCTCTCGACACAGCACCGCCTCTTCCTGCAGGTTCAGTAGGATTCTTACACCTGAAGGTCAGAGTTCAAATGTTCCtctaaaacagcagaaagtAGTCCGGATCACTGGACTCTTTCATAGCCTCAGCTCAGAAGTTATGGAATTATTTCTTCACTTTTATCCAACACTAAAGACCAGGAAGTCCTGAGTGCAGATTAAACCTGATATGAAGTATAAGTGTAACACTCCATAATTTGATTGTGATTTTACATCATTTAGCatctgaaatatgttttaaaatcataaaaatatcagaACTGTTTACAGTTATTTTCAGCCATAactgtaaaatttaaatgtctGCACAATTTCCCAGTTTGGTCTTGTTGCCTTTCTACTTAAAATGATTCACGACTGAGTGTATGTAGtaaaattatacaaataaatgtaaaaaaaataaataaatttaatatatttatcaaGAATAAATAAGAGCACTCAGCTTGTTGCTCCTTTCTGTCGCTTCACTATAACAGGTTTTATCTCAGCGAATTTAATCTGGTTATAGGCATGTTTATCTCAAAGTGTGTCTGCTTTTCATTCTCAAAGTGggtttaaaatttctttttttatttatgtattttttttcctcctctagGGAGATCCTCTCATTTTAACAACACTGTATCGCTGTGGACCAATCAGACCACGACAACTGGACGTTGTCCCCGGAAAGTGGCGCCGCGATCCAATCAGAGGAAAGTGCGTGTAGGTTTGTGGATGCTTTGACCAATCAAGAGGCGCGTGTGCGGGAGCTGACACTCCACCAGTTTTACCGGCGTCCGTCAGCTCCGAAGCGGCGGAGACTCATGAGTTCAGATTGTCGGTCTCCAACAGCGGTTCCACGGACGTCCTTCTGACTTTATTGAAGCCGAAAAATGTTGCGTTTGAGCGGGTGGTCAGTGGCTCTGGCCCTCGCCCTCTTATCGGGACCTGTTGAAGGCCTGAAGGAAGGAGAATGTGAAGGTAGGACCAGACGCTAGCTGCTGTTAGCAATGGCTAAACCAGCTTTGAGCTCCAGAAACTttccagcagcagagaaaattattcaaactttACCCGATTTGTTGGTTTTTGAGATGTTTGACTAAATCCTAGATCTGTGTGTTCACGTTTTTCTTGATCAAAGAGGAGAAATCAACACCTTCCTAAGTGATGTTATCTGAACGAAGTTTGGTGACGAAATGCACCATTAAATCCAGGAGGAAATCTTAATCCCCCCACCACATTTTTCAACGTGTTCATCGCAGGCATGAAGGTTTATGGTTTTCAAAGGAAATTATAAATGGGATAGAGGACGAAAAGTAAAAAGAATtaagcaaataaagtaaaaatagttTAGTAGTTAAGATCTTCCCCTACTTTAACGGAAGGCTGTTAATTGGTCTGAAATTATAGCCAATAATTTACAAATCAGTCAGTGAATGCATCACCAACTGAGCTGCCATGTTTCCGAGGTTTAGATGTGAACATTGCGTTCTGGGAGTGGATGTTGGAACTGTACTGGTTTAAGAACAGAGATGGAGCTGCTGATCCCCCCTGCTGACCCATTAAAGatcacagaaccagaactggatcAATGCATCATCGGGTGGATGGTCATTTCAAGGCCACTGTACCAGGATGAGAAGATTAGATGCTTTTGAACAAAGTTTTGCAGTGAATTTGTCTGCAGGCAGATTTTATTCAAATGGATTAAAACTTTCAGGGTTTGGATCTTTTTCCAGCCTGGGACAACCTTAATGCTGTTTcctgaaaacattaaatcagggctgcccaaagtcggtcctggaggcccggcatcctgcatgttttagttctctccctggtttaacgcacctggaccAAATGATGGTTCGTTAAAAGGTCAAAAAGAACATTGACTTGCTGATAAGGTTGTTACCACCAGGGAGAAAACGAAAACGTGCAAGATGCCGACTTTTGGCACCCCTGCATTAAAGAAATGTCAAATCAAAAgtgttattttattgataaaacccagGTCGTTTTAGTCCAATATTCCTGATTAATCTTCGTAGTTTTCCAACGATAATCCTAATCTCAGTCTTCAGGTTCTGGACTCGTCAGTATTCTCTTAGATTGACCGTGTTCATCTCCTGTCTGTTCCAGTGTGCGTCTCCTTCCTGGGGAAGTTTTACGAGTCGCTGAAGGACTCCAACGCCAACAGCGCCGATATTGAGAAGGAGCTGCTGAAGAGCTGCAGTGACACCAAAGGAAAAGAGAACAGATTTGTGAGTAAATCGCTGATCAGGGAGTTACAGTAGATGTCAGATGTCTGTCTTCAGGTTCTGTTTTTAGATcagtgtcaaactcattttcattttgggccacatcAGCATCATAAAAGTTCTTACAGGgctggttgtgccagaatgtattgatgaaACCCATTATTAACAGTTAAATACGTAGGGATACACCAGTAAGAAAATTTGGGCCAATAACTAATATTTAGCgattatttacatatatatatatatatatagatatatatgttTATACCATTTTGACACCTTAGGAAAAAAAGACCAGAAACAAAAGGcaacaagatgaaaataaattttggcTGATATCGGCCCAAGACGGatattatgttaaaaaatgtctaataTTGGCCGATACTGATGTTAGTGCCGATATATTGTGCATCACTATAAATATTAATCAATTGCTGTCTCTGCAGTCGATGAGTTCTTCTTAAAATTAATGACTGATCATCTTTTCTGATGTTCAGAAAAGATGATCAGTGACTTagagattgtgtttttttttaattagatgcACTGATTTTCTACTGCTAATTATAAATATGTGCTAGGAACTTTGCagtatttaaacaaaatttctcttcaaataatattaatcagaatggaaattattgagctcactTAGCTTTATTATGAAAATAGTTGATAACTGCTTGAAATATTCTTTTTCTACATCCGTGTTTTTCAGAGAGGTTCCCaacagggggcgctgtgggAGCCTCAAAATGTAGGAGGgatgagaaaaaacatgaataaaaaattaaaccccaactttttaatcttaaatgtttttttctgtttttcgaaataaaataagttaaaataatttaaatgttatttctgaCATTCAtatcaaagaaacaaaatatgagaaaagtgggaataaagaaaaatttgtgttaaaactaatgacatattttcttataaaaagAGAGTATTGTGACAAAGTTGTATTATCTGGTAGTCAATATTATCTGATCAAATGTTTCCACCACAGAACACAGCCATTTAAATGAGTCTGTAGTTTTGCTAAATGTAATGATTATTGAAtagtaaatttaaaagaaaattctaaaatctgtttatgtattttgtaaCATCGTCTGTGGGTTTGCCAACGGGGTCAGAGGTTAAAAGTTTTGGACCTCCTtctctagagggccacatacgATGCTTTGGCTGGCCGGATTTGGCTTCAGTTTGACGCCTGTGGTTTAGATGTTGGAACATGTTCTGATCCGATCTCTCCCATCTCATCCACCTGTCCAGTGTTACTACATCGGCGCGACGAGCGACGCCGCCACAAAGATGGTAAACGAAGTGTCCAAACCGCTCAGCTACCACGTCCCGGTGGACAAGATCTGTGAGAAGCTCAAGAAGAAGGACAGTCAGATCTGCGAGCTGAGATACGGTAAGCTGGGTTCTGTCCAGGCGGGTCGGTTCTGTCCAGGCGGGTCGGTTCTGTCAAGGCGGGTCGGTTCTGTCGTACTTCATGTCTGTTTGTCGCCTGCAGACAAGCAGCTGGACCTGACCACGGTGGACCTGAAGAAGCTGAAAGTCAAGGACCTGAAGAAGATTCTGGATGAGTGGGGCGAGTCGTGCAAAGGCTGCGCCGAAAAGTCAGACTTCATCCGCAAAATAACCGAGCTCATGCCCAAGTACGCGCCTGCAGCCGCCAAGGCACGGACAGACCTGTAGCGGCGGGGACACTGACTCTGGGCAGACAGGAAGTCCtgccaggaggaggaagagcacgTCTCGGTCTGCTCTGCAGGCTCAGAGTTTCTACTGTACTTTAAACTGAAGTTCCTGCTCCTCCGATCCTTTCACAATAAGAGCCCGAGTTTGTTTGCATCTCAGAATCCCCGACTAGCAGCAGCTCACCTTCATCATCCTGGAGTCAGCTCAGCCCCAACACGTTTCTGATTCTGAGCAGTGCCCCCTGCTGACTGTTTACAGGACTGCACACCTGAATTAAAACCTGGTTCTGACTTGTAGGACGATTCGGACTCACTTCACTGGTTCTTACCTCGGCTGGTTCTGTTCCAATTGAACCAGTCAGACCATTAAACACATTGAGTCACTTCCTGTCTCCTCTGCTTCGTTATTTACGAGTTTCTTCTTGGATTAAAACCACCATCACTGCCAACAGCCATACAGcccaacatattttattttgaaagggcgTTCAGACTAACATTCAGACAGGAAGTTAACAGAACATAAAGTGACCCGTTTATGGTTTGTATTCCTGGTTccgttaaatttattttttttttatttcctttatttaaccaggtaaacctcgttgagatctagatctcattttcaagagggacctgagcagaAGTCTGCAACACACAGCAACCTggtcacaaaataaaactaattaatacatatgcacaagcgtaaaacaacagaaaacaatttaaaagcagtgaCTGTTTAATAGAATCTCGTTGCTTGTCCAACTCTTTTATGTGATTTTCTGTATGTATTAAAGGTTTTTCcaaactttgttgttttgactTTATGTGAATAAAATGATCTGGTTCTGCTCTCTGGCTTCCCTCCTTCAGAACCTCTGACTGCTGAGTTTTAAACCCggttctgtggttctgaagATATACTGAACAGATGACAGTATATCTATGCAGCTCTTCATTTCTGCAGctcgttttttttattttttatttaagaattaaaatcaTCTTTGGGAGAATGTTTCAGTTTAAGAATTTGACATTCCGGAAACATTTAAGCTccagtaaaaatataaaaagtggaCATTAAGCCAGAAAACAGCATAAATGTTAAgatttaaattttcatttcaGATATCAATTAAAATCCTTTCCTGCAGCTCATTGTGCCTTGTAACATTTCCTTTCCAAAGCTCCAGGTGATGATTTGTCTCATTTTTCTGCGAACATCTTTACCTGTTCATTGGGATCGACCAGTCCAGCAAAAACGTTTTGTTTTACgttttgtattttatgctctgaaattttctaaatttctatttttaattttctgaattattttctttaacaagcaaaacatcctgaaaactggagaaaagtaaagaaGTCAGAGATACAAAAGCaggatttctttaaaatttgaGCTTCTTGTTTTGACAAGATATAAAATAGTTTGACGAAAGGACACAATGGGGCTCCTTCTCactctgtcttttttaaaataaatttcctttATATCTTGTTAAAACAAGAAGATATGAAACATTTGATCAATCCTGGCAATTTCTAGGAATAATATATTCAAAGCAATAGCCTTTTACTGCCTTAGACTTCCATACTTGAACAAGCATAAAATATGCATCctgaaaatttgtgaaaagGTATGGACCAGAGTTGGGAAATAAATACGGATCAGTATCTtattaaaagtttgtttcatgttgtaacaagatataaaaatatttatctgacCGAttagaatgttttaaaaatcatttaaaaaatcgCCACTTCTAAATGACACCAACATCCCTGCGAGATGTCTTGTTACAGCCTTTTTATACTTTGGTGTTTAATAAATCTCAAAGCGAGTTTTAAATCTGGTAATAAGATGTACAGCTCATTGTACTGCTTCTGAATTTATTGGCTGACAGTAAAATACTTCCGTACTTCAACAAGCAAGAAATACGttttgaaaatttgtgaaatacAGAAGCCAGCGTTGGGAACAAAATTAGAAGGTTTCTTGTaacaagacataaaaaatatggTCCTCTGACAGATATCTCCTAAACAACAAACATCCTGCGAGGTGTTGCTGTTTTACTTACAATCTTTCTCGTTAAAAcgaaaaatattttggtttttaattagATAAATGTAGTTATATCTCAAATATACTGCTATAAGAGTTTTAAATCTTGACTCATTCTGCGCCTGAAATCATTTCCCAGCTCTTGGCAGCTAAAGACGCAACCAAAGTctaatataatttaaaagattCTTCAGAAAGATTCCTCAAAAGATTCAAAGataggttttttttcattcaaatttaGCAGAAATGTGTCAGTTTCTAATCACAATCgacaaatgttttgaaattaaatcGTAACGTCATGACGTCAGCTGCCTTTGCGTCACCGCGCCCTCCGTCCTCCTCAGGGAACGCGCACATTCCTATTGTCCAAGATGGCGGCCCTGGTGCAGCTCCTGTGATGCTGAAATGTTTCCCATCGTTTCTAACCGTTTCTACCGTAAATGTGCCAAAAATCAGCGGCCGCCCTGGAAGCGCGTCTCTCCCTGAAGCCGTCCCCAGCCGCCTCGTCTCCACGAACACTCCAGGAAACCGCTCCGAGCGCCGAATTCCCGCTGCACGGCACCGAAAAGTTTGGGCTCCATCCTTCGGTGAAAGATGAAGAGGCAGGCCGGGAGAGAGAGCAGCCCGTCCCGAGCTATCGCTAAGCGGATACGGGAAAGGGAGCGGGAGAGCGCCCGCAGAGAGGAGCTGCCCCCGCCGCCTCTGGCTCTGCTGCTGGCGGAGAGCCGGAGCTATCACCGCCGTAGCCGCAGCAGGGAGCGGGAGAAGCCGCGGCTCAGAGAGGAGCGGGCGGCCGCCCTGGAGCTCCACCACCGACATGAACTCAGCCTGCTCGGCCGCCCGCCGCTGCGCTCCGCCGAGCCGCCCGCCGCCAGGCCCGGGACGCTGGAGTACAAGACGCTGCTCATCAGCAACCTGGGCTCGCAGGTGTCGGACGAGGACGTGGAGGACTCGCTGTTCCACGAATTCAAAAAGTTCGGGGACGTGAGCGTGAAGCTGTCCCACACCCCGGAGCTGGGCCGGATCGCCTACGTGAATTTTCGCCACCCGGAGGACGCTAAGGAGGCCCGGCACGCCAAGTCATCCCGCCTGGTTCTGGGTGAGCGCCAGCTGAAGATAGAGCCCATGTACGTGAGGAGGCGGAGTGTGACCCCGCCGGACGTCGGGTTCCTCCCGCTGCATGCGCCGTACCCCTACCGGCAGCGCTCCCTGTCCCCGCCCGGGCCCGCCGTCAACAGCCTGCGGGAGCTGCGGGCCCGGCAGTACGCCCTGGAGAGCCTGGCGCTGACCCGGGACCGGGACCGGCTGCTGGATTACTACGGGATGCTGGATGAGAGGGGGAGACCCTTCGGGTTCCCCCCCATGCCCGTGGTGGAGGACCTAAAGCCGGAGGACGACCAGAGAGCCACCAGCAACCTGTTCATCGGGAACCTGGACGGGAACGTGACGGAGGCGGAGCTCCGGCGGGGCTTTGATAAGTATGGCATCATTGAGGATGTGGTGATCAAACGCCCGGCCCGCGGCCAGGGCGGGGCTTACGCCTTCGTGAAGTTCCAGAACCTGGACATGGCCCACCGGGCCAAGGTGGCCATGCAAGGCCGGCTGATCGGCGGGAACCCCATAAAGATCGGCTACGGCAAGGCGAATCCCACCACCCGGCTGTGGGTGGGCGGCCTGGGCCCTGGGAACTCTCTGACCGCCCTGGCCCGGGAGTTTGACCGCTTCGGCAGCATCAGGAACATCGACTATGTGAAAGGGGACAACTTTGCCTACATTCAGTATGAAAGCCTGGACGCCGCCCAGGCCGCCTGCAC encodes:
- the oser1 gene encoding oxidative stress-responsive serine-rich protein 1; the protein is MEAGGKDCEEETLQTAFKKLRVDAESLSGAESVSDSLTPRAPARVGLDAASGAKAKLSNSKDTWHCCTRKTSRGTSSRSQRRRRSKSPILHPPRFTYCSSAASPLAPPGGSLKQQRLAVSDPAADDVPVQAERRCSAMPGRCSPVLFGVSPSYETRVGGVGPSPEVATAATPPRWEGGHSGEEKVSPDGASAPLRSDAADFRALSELHCTEGTQPPCCCHRGAAAGSQDGAEVEAGSGCGCRQQGPGWNGVEVYSFTGLRSVQQDEARTLSGSSAPCAVSPLGSGSSTASPLASGSPRSCSEQARAYVDDITIEDLSGYMEYYLYIPKKMSHMAEMMYT
- the manf gene encoding mesencephalic astrocyte-derived neurotrophic factor; amino-acid sequence: MLRLSGWSVALALALLSGPVEGLKEGECEVCVSFLGKFYESLKDSNANSADIEKELLKSCSDTKGKENRFCYYIGATSDAATKMVNEVSKPLSYHVPVDKICEKLKKKDSQICELRYDKQLDLTTVDLKKLKVKDLKKILDEWGESCKGCAEKSDFIRKITELMPKYAPAAAKARTDL